The proteins below come from a single Mycobacterium parmense genomic window:
- a CDS encoding MaoC family dehydratase produces the protein MTGESIVQRGLWFEEFEIGTTYLHRPGRTVTEADNVLFTTLTMNTQSLHLDAAWAAEQPGFRGERLVNSMFTLSTLVGLSVSQLTLGTIVANLGFSEVSFPKPVFHGDTLYAETVCTAKRESKSRPGEGIVTLEHTGRNQHGDVVARAVRTTLVQKRPGHEGPR, from the coding sequence ATGACGGGCGAGTCGATTGTGCAGCGGGGCCTGTGGTTCGAGGAATTCGAGATCGGCACCACGTATCTGCACCGTCCCGGCCGCACCGTGACCGAAGCCGACAACGTCTTGTTCACCACGCTGACGATGAACACCCAGTCGCTGCACCTCGACGCCGCCTGGGCGGCCGAGCAGCCCGGATTCCGGGGCGAGCGGCTGGTGAACTCCATGTTCACCCTCTCGACCCTGGTCGGGTTGTCGGTGTCGCAGCTGACGCTGGGCACCATCGTGGCCAACCTGGGCTTCTCTGAAGTGTCGTTCCCCAAACCCGTTTTCCACGGCGACACCCTGTACGCGGAGACGGTATGCACCGCCAAGCGCGAGTCGAAGAGCAGGCCGGGCGAAGGCATCGTCACCCTCGAGCACACCGGGCGCAATCAGCACGGCGACGTCGTCGCCCGTGCGGTGCGGACCACGCTGGTGCAGAAGCGTCCCGGACACGAGGGGCCCCGATGA
- a CDS encoding HpcH/HpaI aldolase/citrate lyase family protein translates to MNLRAVGPGWLFCPADRPERFAKAAAAADVVILDLEDGVAQADKPAARKALRDNPLDPARTVVRLNATDTGELPLDIEALADTAYTTVMLSKTESAAHVTALSPRDVIALIETPRGAVFLNEIAAAQNTVALMWGAEDLVAALGGSSSRRPDGTYRDFARHVRSATLLAASAFDRIALDAVHLNIRDLEGLRAEADDAVAVGFDGTVCIHPTQVAVVREAYRPGADELDWARRVLAAAKTERGVFAFEGQMVDSPVLKHAAIMLRRAGEAPPA, encoded by the coding sequence ATGAACCTGCGTGCCGTCGGCCCGGGGTGGCTGTTCTGCCCGGCCGACCGTCCCGAGCGGTTCGCCAAGGCCGCCGCCGCGGCCGACGTGGTGATCCTCGACCTTGAGGACGGCGTGGCCCAGGCGGACAAACCCGCCGCCCGTAAGGCGTTGCGGGACAACCCGCTCGACCCCGCGCGCACCGTGGTTCGCCTCAACGCGACGGACACCGGCGAACTGCCGCTCGACATCGAGGCCCTCGCGGACACCGCGTACACGACGGTGATGCTGTCCAAGACGGAGTCGGCGGCGCACGTGACGGCGCTGTCGCCCCGCGACGTCATCGCGCTGATCGAGACCCCGCGCGGCGCGGTCTTCCTCAACGAGATCGCCGCCGCTCAGAACACCGTCGCCCTGATGTGGGGCGCCGAGGACCTGGTGGCCGCGCTCGGCGGGAGCTCCAGCCGGCGGCCCGACGGCACCTATCGGGACTTCGCCCGCCACGTACGGTCGGCGACCCTGCTGGCGGCGTCGGCGTTCGACCGGATCGCGCTGGACGCGGTGCACTTGAACATCCGCGACCTCGAGGGGTTGCGGGCCGAGGCCGACGACGCCGTGGCGGTCGGTTTCGACGGCACGGTCTGCATCCACCCGACCCAGGTCGCCGTCGTGCGCGAGGCGTATCGCCCCGGCGCGGACGAGCTGGATTGGGCACGGCGGGTACTCGCGGCCGCCAAGACCGAGCGGGGGGTGTTCGCGTTCGAAGGGCAGATGGTCGACTCGCCGGTGCTCAAGCACGCCGCGATCATGTTGCGGCGTGCGGGTGAGGCGCCGCCCGCCTGA
- a CDS encoding carboxyl transferase domain-containing protein, producing the protein MSSPVSTAPTFADEHRRLVGELNDKLAAAALGGNPRARERHVSRGKLLPRERVDRLLDPGSPFLELSPLAADGMYGDESPGAGIITGIGRVSQRECVIVANDATVKGGTYYPMTVKKHLRAQEVALHNRLPCIYLVDSGGAFLPRQDEVFPDREHFGRIFFNQATMSAKAIPQIAAVLGSCTAGGAYVPAMSDEAVIVREQGTIFLGGPPLVKAATGEVVSAEDLGGGDLHSRVSGVTDHLADDDEHALRIVRAIAATFGPREPSPWEVRPTVEPKCPQTELYDVVPPDPRVPYDVHEVIVRMVDGGEFSEFKANYGKTLVTGFARIHGHPIGIIANNGVLFSESALKGAHFIELCDRRNIALLFLQNIAGFMVGRDYEAGGIAKHGAKMVTAVACARVPKLTVVIGGSYGAGNYSMCGRAYSPRFLWMWPNARISVMGGEQAASVLATVRGEQLAASGTPWSADEEEAFKAPIRAQYEDQGNPYYSTARLWDDGIIDPADTRTVVGLALSVCAQAPLQPVSYGVFRM; encoded by the coding sequence GTGAGCTCGCCTGTGTCGACCGCGCCGACGTTCGCCGACGAGCACCGGCGGTTGGTCGGGGAATTGAACGACAAGCTTGCGGCCGCGGCGTTGGGCGGCAACCCGCGCGCGCGGGAACGCCACGTCAGCCGTGGCAAGTTGCTGCCCCGCGAACGCGTAGACCGCCTGCTCGACCCCGGCAGCCCGTTCCTGGAACTGTCGCCGCTGGCCGCCGACGGCATGTACGGCGACGAGTCGCCGGGGGCCGGGATCATCACCGGGATCGGTCGGGTGTCGCAGCGCGAGTGCGTCATCGTCGCCAACGACGCGACGGTCAAGGGCGGGACGTATTACCCGATGACGGTCAAGAAGCACCTGCGCGCGCAGGAGGTCGCGCTGCACAACCGGCTGCCCTGCATCTACCTGGTGGACTCCGGGGGCGCCTTCCTGCCGCGCCAGGACGAGGTGTTTCCCGACCGCGAGCATTTCGGCCGCATCTTCTTCAACCAGGCGACCATGAGCGCCAAGGCGATTCCTCAGATAGCGGCCGTACTCGGCTCGTGCACGGCGGGCGGAGCCTACGTGCCCGCCATGAGCGACGAGGCCGTCATCGTCCGCGAGCAGGGCACGATTTTTCTCGGCGGCCCGCCGTTGGTCAAGGCGGCCACCGGCGAGGTCGTCTCGGCCGAGGACCTCGGCGGCGGCGACCTGCACTCGCGCGTCTCGGGCGTGACCGACCATCTGGCCGACGACGACGAGCATGCGCTGCGGATCGTCCGCGCCATTGCGGCGACCTTCGGCCCGCGCGAGCCCAGCCCGTGGGAGGTACGGCCCACGGTCGAGCCGAAATGTCCGCAGACCGAGCTCTACGACGTCGTGCCGCCGGACCCGCGGGTGCCCTACGACGTGCACGAGGTCATCGTGCGAATGGTCGACGGCGGCGAATTCAGCGAATTCAAAGCCAATTACGGCAAGACGTTGGTGACCGGCTTCGCGCGCATCCACGGCCACCCGATCGGGATCATCGCGAACAACGGTGTGCTCTTCAGCGAATCGGCATTGAAGGGAGCACATTTCATCGAGTTGTGCGACAGGCGCAACATTGCGCTGCTGTTCCTGCAGAACATCGCCGGCTTCATGGTGGGTCGTGACTACGAGGCCGGCGGCATCGCCAAGCACGGCGCCAAGATGGTGACCGCGGTGGCCTGCGCACGGGTGCCCAAGCTGACCGTCGTGATCGGCGGATCCTATGGGGCGGGCAACTATTCGATGTGCGGCCGGGCGTACTCGCCGCGCTTTTTGTGGATGTGGCCCAACGCGCGGATCTCGGTGATGGGCGGCGAGCAGGCGGCGTCGGTGCTGGCCACCGTGCGCGGTGAGCAGCTCGCGGCCTCGGGAACCCCGTGGTCGGCCGACGAAGAGGAGGCGTTCAAGGCACCCATCCGGGCGCAGTACGAGGACCAGGGCAACCCGTATTACTCGACAGCGCGTCTATGGGACGACGGCATCATCGATCCCGCCGACACCAGAACCGTTGTCGGGCTTGCCCTCTCGGTGTGCGCGCAGGCGCCCCTGCAGCCCGTCTCCTACGGCGTCTTCCGGATGTGA
- the cmrA gene encoding mycolate reductase (Catalyzes the final step in mycolic acid biosynthesis.), with protein MPVPAPRPDARAVVTGASQNIGEALATELAARGHSLIVTARREDVLNDLATRLTDKYGVAVDVRPADLADPDQRTKLCDELAARTVSILCANAGTATFGPVAGLDPAGEKAQVQLNAVAVHDLTLAVLPGMMERKAGGILISGSAAGNSPIPYNATYAATKAFANTFSESLRGELRGSGVHVTLLAPGPVRTDLPDDAERSLVEKLVPDFLWISTEHTAQISLDALERNKMRVVPGLTSKAMSVASGYAPRAIVAPIVGSFYKKLGGG; from the coding sequence ATGCCGGTACCAGCTCCCCGTCCCGACGCGCGCGCCGTGGTCACCGGGGCTTCGCAGAACATCGGCGAGGCGCTGGCCACCGAACTGGCCGCGCGCGGGCACAGCCTGATCGTCACCGCACGGCGCGAAGACGTGCTCAACGATCTGGCCACGCGGCTGACCGACAAGTACGGGGTGGCCGTCGACGTGCGGCCCGCCGACCTCGCCGATCCGGACCAACGGACCAAACTGTGCGACGAATTGGCCGCCCGGACCGTCTCGATCTTGTGCGCCAACGCGGGCACCGCGACGTTCGGTCCGGTCGCCGGCCTCGACCCGGCGGGCGAGAAGGCCCAGGTGCAGCTGAATGCCGTTGCGGTGCACGACCTTACGCTGGCGGTACTGCCGGGCATGATGGAGCGCAAGGCCGGCGGCATCCTGATTTCCGGTTCGGCGGCGGGCAATTCGCCGATCCCCTACAACGCCACCTACGCGGCCACCAAGGCGTTCGCCAACACGTTCAGCGAATCGTTGCGCGGCGAACTGCGCGGCTCGGGCGTGCACGTCACGCTGCTGGCGCCGGGCCCGGTGCGCACCGATCTGCCCGACGACGCCGAACGATCGCTGGTCGAGAAGCTGGTGCCGGACTTCCTGTGGATCTCGACCGAGCACACCGCCCAGATCTCCCTGGACGCGTTGGAGCGCAACAAGATGCGCGTCGTCCCGGGTTTGACGTCGAAGGCGATGTCGGTGGCCAGCGGCTACGCCCCACGCGCCATCGTGGCGCCGATCGTGGGCAGCTTCTACAAGAAGCTCGGCGGCGGCTAG
- a CDS encoding helicase HerA-like domain-containing protein: MSTESASHSDGPAQRIASGYAFDGQALELGTVVVDGAADPTAPIRIPLATINRHGLVAGATGTGKTKTLQLIAEQLSAAGVPVLMADVKGDLSGLARPGEANDKTAARARDTGDDWRPTGFPVEFLSLGTGGVGVPVRATVASFGPVLLSKVLGLNATQESTLGLIFHWASERGLELVTLADLRGVITHLAGDEGKADLKDLGGVSSTTAGVILRALVNLAGEGGDTFFGEPKLDPNDLLRVDDQQHGTISLLEFGGQTLRPVIFSTFLMWLLADLFTVLPEVGDVNKPKLVFFFDEAHLLFTDASKAFLEQVEQTVKLIRSKGVGVFFCTQLPTDLPNDVLSQLGARIQHALRAFTPDDQKALSKTVRTYPKTDVYELESALTSLGIGEAVVTVLSEKGAPTPVAWTRMRVPRSLMGAISADELAAAVKSSPLQAKYGQTVEREPQLPATPSGPKPPSARSDYPPVPANGPVPPMPAPAEPKGPGLWEEVLNNPTVKSGINTAVREAVRNLFGAGRRRR, from the coding sequence ATGAGCACCGAATCAGCGAGTCACTCCGACGGGCCCGCCCAGCGGATCGCGAGCGGCTATGCCTTCGACGGCCAAGCGCTGGAACTTGGCACCGTTGTCGTCGACGGCGCGGCCGACCCCACCGCGCCGATTCGCATCCCGCTGGCCACCATCAACCGGCACGGTCTGGTCGCGGGGGCGACCGGAACCGGAAAGACCAAGACGCTGCAGTTGATCGCCGAACAGCTCAGCGCCGCGGGTGTGCCCGTGCTGATGGCCGACGTGAAGGGTGACCTGTCCGGCCTGGCGCGGCCAGGCGAGGCCAACGACAAGACCGCGGCGCGGGCACGCGACACCGGGGACGATTGGCGGCCGACGGGATTCCCGGTGGAGTTCTTGTCGCTGGGCACCGGGGGAGTTGGTGTGCCGGTGCGCGCGACCGTTGCCAGCTTCGGCCCCGTTTTGTTGTCAAAGGTGCTGGGCCTGAACGCAACTCAGGAGTCGACCCTGGGCCTGATCTTCCATTGGGCCAGCGAGCGGGGTCTCGAGCTGGTCACGCTGGCCGACCTGCGAGGTGTCATCACCCACCTGGCTGGCGACGAGGGCAAGGCCGACCTGAAAGACCTGGGTGGGGTGTCGTCGACGACCGCGGGGGTCATCCTGCGGGCGCTGGTGAACCTCGCCGGCGAGGGCGGCGACACCTTCTTCGGCGAGCCCAAGCTGGACCCCAACGACCTGCTGCGCGTCGACGACCAGCAGCACGGCACCATCTCGCTGCTCGAATTCGGCGGGCAGACACTGCGTCCGGTCATCTTCTCCACCTTCCTGATGTGGTTGCTCGCCGATCTGTTCACCGTCCTGCCCGAGGTTGGCGACGTGAACAAGCCCAAGCTGGTCTTCTTCTTCGACGAGGCGCACCTGTTGTTCACCGACGCCTCCAAGGCCTTCCTCGAGCAGGTGGAACAGACCGTGAAGCTGATCCGCTCCAAGGGCGTCGGGGTGTTCTTCTGCACCCAGCTGCCCACCGACCTGCCCAACGACGTACTGTCCCAACTGGGCGCGCGAATCCAGCACGCGCTACGGGCGTTCACCCCCGACGACCAGAAGGCGCTCAGCAAGACCGTTCGTACATATCCGAAAACCGATGTCTACGAACTGGAGTCGGCGTTGACGTCGCTGGGAATCGGCGAGGCCGTGGTGACGGTGCTCTCGGAGAAGGGAGCGCCCACACCGGTGGCGTGGACGCGCATGCGGGTGCCCCGATCGCTGATGGGCGCCATAAGCGCCGACGAGCTCGCCGCCGCGGTCAAAAGCAGCCCCCTGCAAGCTAAGTACGGCCAGACGGTGGAACGCGAGCCGCAGCTGCCCGCGACCCCGTCGGGGCCGAAGCCGCCATCCGCCCGGTCCGACTACCCGCCGGTCCCGGCGAACGGCCCGGTTCCGCCCATGCCGGCACCGGCCGAGCCCAAAGGACCCGGCCTATGGGAGGAAGTGCTGAACAATCCGACCGTGAAAAGCGGTATCAACACCGCGGTTCGCGAAGCGGTGCGAAACCTGTTCGGCGCCGGCCGCCGCCGGAGGTAA
- a CDS encoding acetyl/propionyl/methylcrotonyl-CoA carboxylase subunit alpha, whose translation MFDTVLVANRGEIAVRVMRTLRRLGIRSVAVYSDPDAGARHVLEADMAIRLGPAAARESYLDIAKVLDAAARTGAQAIHPGYGFLSENAEFAAACERAGVVFVGPPARAIQVMGDKITAKNAVGAFDVPVVPGIAESGLTDDDLVTAADDVGYPVLIKPSAGGGGKGMRLVDDPARLRDALQGARREAASSFGDDTLFLERFVLRPRHIEVQVLADTHGGVLHLGERECSLQRRHQKVIEEAPSPLLDSATRARIGAAACNTARSVDYVGAGTVEFIVSADHPDEFFFMEMNTRLQVEHPVTEAVTGLDLVEWQLRVAAGEKLPFAQDGIELRGHAIEARVYAEDPARGFLPTGGRVLRVFEPSGDGVRVDSSLLAGTVVGSDYDPMLSKVIAYGADRGEALVRLDRALAETVVLGVQTNIEFLRFLLADDRVRAGDLDTALLDARAAEFTPAPVPDDVLAAGGLYRQCAIASRAQGNPWAAPTGWRVGAVAAPVRTAMQTSQRSETVSVWGAPEAARVQVGDGEACSATARVDDARLSVTLDGLRRDYRWAEDDGHLWIADERGAWHLREAEEHKIHRAVGARRAEIVSPMPGNVIAVQVDSGAEVNEGDVVVIVEAMKMEHSLAAPAAGQVEVLVSVGDQVKVDQVLAQIKDQT comes from the coding sequence ATGTTCGACACCGTCTTGGTGGCCAATCGCGGCGAGATCGCGGTTCGTGTCATGCGGACATTGCGCCGGCTCGGCATCCGGTCGGTCGCCGTCTACAGCGACCCCGACGCCGGCGCACGGCACGTGCTCGAGGCCGACATGGCCATCCGGCTGGGGCCCGCCGCCGCCCGCGAGAGCTACCTCGACATCGCCAAGGTGCTCGACGCGGCGGCGCGGACGGGGGCCCAGGCGATCCACCCGGGCTACGGGTTCCTCTCCGAGAACGCCGAATTCGCCGCCGCCTGCGAGCGTGCCGGGGTGGTGTTCGTGGGACCGCCGGCCCGGGCGATCCAGGTGATGGGCGACAAGATCACCGCCAAGAACGCGGTCGGCGCGTTCGACGTGCCGGTGGTCCCCGGCATCGCCGAGTCGGGGCTGACCGACGACGACCTCGTCACCGCGGCCGACGACGTGGGGTACCCGGTGCTGATCAAACCGTCGGCGGGCGGCGGCGGAAAGGGCATGCGGCTGGTCGACGACCCGGCGCGGCTGCGCGACGCGCTGCAGGGCGCCCGCCGCGAGGCCGCATCCTCGTTCGGCGACGACACACTTTTTCTCGAGCGGTTTGTGTTGCGGCCCAGGCACATCGAGGTTCAGGTTCTCGCCGACACGCACGGCGGCGTGCTGCACCTCGGCGAGCGGGAATGCAGCCTGCAGCGCCGCCACCAGAAGGTGATCGAGGAGGCCCCCTCGCCGCTGCTCGATTCCGCGACCCGCGCCCGAATCGGTGCGGCGGCGTGCAACACCGCCAGAAGCGTCGACTACGTCGGCGCGGGCACGGTGGAGTTCATCGTGTCCGCCGACCACCCGGACGAGTTCTTCTTCATGGAGATGAACACCCGGCTTCAGGTGGAACATCCGGTCACCGAGGCGGTCACGGGCCTCGACCTGGTGGAGTGGCAGCTGCGGGTGGCGGCGGGCGAGAAGCTGCCCTTCGCCCAGGACGGCATCGAGTTGCGCGGCCACGCGATCGAGGCGCGGGTCTACGCCGAGGATCCCGCGCGCGGATTCCTGCCCACCGGCGGGCGGGTGCTGCGCGTGTTCGAGCCGTCGGGTGACGGGGTGCGCGTGGACTCTTCGCTGCTGGCCGGCACCGTGGTCGGCAGCGATTACGACCCGATGCTGAGCAAGGTCATCGCCTACGGCGCGGACCGCGGCGAGGCGCTGGTGCGGCTCGACCGGGCACTCGCGGAGACCGTGGTGCTGGGCGTCCAGACCAACATCGAGTTCCTGCGGTTCCTGCTGGCCGACGACCGGGTGCGTGCCGGTGACCTGGACACCGCACTGCTGGACGCCCGGGCGGCGGAGTTCACGCCGGCGCCGGTGCCCGACGACGTGCTCGCCGCGGGCGGGCTCTACCGCCAGTGCGCCATAGCGTCTCGCGCGCAGGGCAACCCGTGGGCGGCACCCACCGGCTGGCGGGTCGGCGCCGTGGCGGCGCCGGTGCGCACCGCGATGCAGACCTCGCAGCGCAGCGAGACCGTCTCGGTGTGGGGCGCGCCCGAGGCCGCCCGGGTGCAGGTCGGCGACGGTGAAGCCTGTTCGGCGACAGCGCGAGTCGACGATGCCCGGCTGAGTGTGACGCTGGACGGCCTGCGCCGCGACTATCGCTGGGCCGAGGACGACGGGCATCTGTGGATCGCCGACGAGCGCGGCGCCTGGCACCTGCGCGAGGCCGAGGAGCACAAGATCCACCGCGCCGTCGGAGCACGCCGGGCCGAGATCGTCAGCCCGATGCCCGGCAATGTGATCGCCGTCCAGGTCGACTCCGGCGCCGAGGTGAACGAGGGAGACGTCGTGGTGATCGTGGAGGCCATGAAGATGGAACACTCGCTGGCCGCGCCCGCTGCGGGACAAGTAGAGGTGCTGGTATCCGTCGGCGATCAGGTGAAAGTCGATCAGGTGCTGGCACAGATCAAGGATCAAACATGA
- a CDS encoding acyl-CoA dehydrogenase family protein — protein MTTLSKEYEDLRATVAEFARTVVAPVSAKHDEEHSFPYEVVAQMGEMGLFGLPFPEEYGGMGGDYFALSLALEELGKVDQSVAITLEAGASLGAMPIYRFGTEEQKQKWLPDLTAGRALAGFGLTEPGAGSDAGSTRTTAKLDNGDWVINGNKQFITNSGTDITSLVTVTAVTGAGADGKKEISTIVVPSGTPGFTVEPVYNKVGWNASDTHPLSFDDARVPEENLLGARGTGYANFLSILDEGRIAIAALSTGAAQGCVDESVKYATQRQSFGQPIGSYQAISFKIARMEARAHVARTAYYDAAAKMLAGKPFKKEAAIAKMIASEAAMDNARDATQIHGGYGFMNEYPVARHYRDSKILEIGEGTTEVQLMLIARSLGLR, from the coding sequence ATGACAACGCTGTCCAAAGAGTACGAAGATCTTCGCGCCACGGTCGCCGAGTTCGCGCGCACCGTGGTCGCGCCGGTGTCGGCCAAACACGATGAGGAGCACAGCTTCCCGTACGAGGTCGTCGCGCAGATGGGTGAGATGGGGCTGTTCGGCCTGCCGTTCCCCGAGGAGTACGGCGGCATGGGCGGCGACTACTTCGCGCTGTCGCTGGCACTCGAGGAGCTCGGCAAGGTCGACCAGTCCGTCGCGATCACGCTCGAGGCCGGAGCGAGCCTCGGCGCGATGCCCATCTACCGGTTCGGCACCGAAGAGCAGAAGCAGAAATGGCTGCCGGACCTGACGGCCGGCCGGGCGCTCGCGGGATTCGGGCTCACCGAGCCGGGCGCCGGCTCGGACGCCGGCAGCACCCGAACCACGGCCAAGCTCGACAACGGCGACTGGGTGATCAACGGCAACAAGCAGTTCATCACCAACTCGGGCACCGACATCACCTCGCTGGTCACCGTCACCGCCGTCACCGGCGCCGGCGCCGACGGCAAGAAGGAGATCTCCACGATCGTGGTGCCCAGCGGCACACCGGGATTCACGGTCGAACCGGTCTACAACAAGGTCGGCTGGAACGCCTCGGACACCCACCCGCTGAGCTTCGACGACGCCCGGGTTCCGGAGGAGAACCTGTTGGGTGCCCGCGGGACCGGGTATGCGAACTTCCTGTCCATCCTGGACGAGGGGCGCATCGCGATCGCCGCGCTGTCGACCGGGGCCGCACAGGGCTGCGTCGACGAAAGCGTCAAGTACGCCACGCAGCGTCAGTCGTTCGGTCAGCCGATCGGCTCCTACCAGGCGATCAGCTTCAAGATCGCACGCATGGAGGCGCGCGCGCACGTCGCGCGCACCGCCTATTACGACGCCGCCGCAAAGATGCTGGCGGGCAAGCCTTTCAAGAAGGAGGCGGCGATCGCCAAGATGATCGCATCCGAGGCGGCGATGGACAACGCCCGCGACGCCACCCAGATCCACGGCGGCTACGGCTTCATGAACGAGTATCCGGTCGCGCGGCATTACCGCGACAGCAAGATCCTCGAGATCGGGGAGGGCACCACCGAGGTGCAGCTCATGCTCATCGCGCGATCGCTGGGACTTCGATGA
- a CDS encoding MFS transporter, with protein MSQRGWSPGTPKLSRALAWALWDCGSLGMNAIVATFVFSVYLTGSVGAGMSGGTSPASWLGRALAVSGLTIAVLAPLVGVWVQAPHRRRVTLTILSGLAVASTSAMFLIRDNPGYLWAGLVLLSATAACGDLASVPYNAMLRQISTPQTAGRISGLGAAAGFTGSVVLLLLVYVGFISGSGSVRGLLRVPVHDGLNVRAAMLLTAAWFAVLALPLLFVAQRLPDSGETPQATSMLGGYRKLWTEVRAEWRTNRNLVYFLAASALFRDGLAAIFGFGAVLGVNVYGLSQGDVVVFGVAASVVAAIGAVAGGFVDHRIGSKPVIVGSLAAIVVVELLMMALSGAHAFWLCGLLLAVFVGPSLASSRALLLQLAKDGGEGVAFGLYTMTGRAVSFVAPWLFSVFVDVFVAVRAGLGGISLVLIAGLLGMLVVRVPARAAVPAETS; from the coding sequence ATGAGTCAACGGGGATGGTCACCGGGCACACCCAAGCTGTCCCGCGCCCTGGCGTGGGCGCTGTGGGATTGCGGCTCACTCGGTATGAACGCGATCGTGGCGACGTTCGTCTTCTCCGTGTACCTGACCGGCAGCGTGGGAGCGGGCATGTCCGGTGGCACGTCACCGGCGAGCTGGCTGGGTCGCGCGCTGGCCGTCTCGGGGCTGACCATCGCCGTGCTGGCGCCGCTCGTCGGGGTGTGGGTCCAGGCCCCGCACCGGCGGCGGGTGACGCTGACGATCCTGAGCGGCTTGGCGGTCGCGTCGACCAGCGCGATGTTCCTGATCCGCGACAACCCCGGTTACCTGTGGGCGGGCCTCGTGCTGCTGTCGGCGACGGCGGCGTGCGGTGACCTGGCCAGCGTTCCGTACAACGCCATGCTGCGTCAGATCTCCACGCCGCAGACGGCCGGGCGCATCTCCGGTCTGGGCGCGGCCGCGGGCTTCACCGGCAGTGTGGTCCTGCTGCTGCTGGTCTACGTGGGCTTCATCTCGGGCAGCGGCTCGGTGCGCGGGCTGCTGCGGGTGCCCGTCCATGACGGGCTAAACGTCCGCGCGGCGATGCTGCTGACCGCGGCGTGGTTCGCGGTGCTGGCACTGCCGTTGCTGTTCGTCGCCCAGCGGTTGCCCGACTCCGGCGAGACCCCGCAGGCGACCAGCATGCTGGGCGGTTACCGCAAGTTGTGGACCGAGGTCAGGGCCGAATGGCGCACCAACCGCAACCTCGTCTATTTCCTGGCGGCCAGCGCGCTGTTCCGGGACGGGCTGGCGGCGATATTCGGCTTCGGCGCGGTGCTCGGGGTCAACGTGTACGGCCTGTCGCAGGGGGACGTGGTGGTGTTCGGGGTGGCGGCGAGCGTGGTGGCCGCGATCGGCGCGGTGGCCGGAGGGTTCGTCGACCACCGCATCGGGTCCAAGCCGGTCATCGTCGGGTCGTTGGCGGCGATCGTCGTCGTCGAGCTCCTGATGATGGCGTTGTCCGGGGCGCATGCCTTCTGGCTGTGCGGACTGCTGCTTGCCGTGTTCGTCGGGCCGTCGCTGGCGTCGTCGCGTGCGTTGCTGCTGCAGCTGGCAAAGGACGGGGGCGAAGGGGTGGCGTTCGGGCTCTACACGATGACGGGCCGAGCGGTGTCGTTCGTGGCGCCCTGGCTGTTCTCGGTCTTCGTCGACGTGTTCGTCGCCGTCCGGGCCGGCCTCGGCGGAATCTCGCTGGTGCTGATCGCCGGTCTGCTCGGAATGCTGGTGGTTCGCGTCCCGGCGCGCGCCGCCGTCCCGGCGGAAACGTCGTAG
- a CDS encoding SACE_7040 family transcriptional regulator: protein MTGSPSEGQADAPNRRSQLKSDRRLQLLAAAERLFAQRGFLAVRLEDIGAAAGVSGPAIYRHFPNKESLLVELLVGISARLLAGARDVRARNSDAAAALDGLIDFHLDFALGEPDLIRIQDRDLAHLPQAAERQVRKAQRQYVEVWVSVLREVNPDMAEADARLTAHAVFGLLNSTPHSMKSPDNSRGKPGRSGRSRAVMRAMTVAALEAGKQSR, encoded by the coding sequence GTGACGGGTTCCCCCTCCGAGGGCCAAGCCGACGCCCCAAATCGCCGCAGCCAGTTGAAGTCCGACCGGCGCCTGCAGCTGCTGGCGGCCGCCGAGCGGCTGTTCGCCCAGCGAGGTTTCCTCGCGGTCCGGCTGGAGGACATCGGCGCCGCGGCCGGCGTCAGCGGTCCGGCCATCTACCGGCATTTCCCCAACAAGGAGTCGCTGCTGGTCGAGTTGCTGGTCGGCATCAGCGCCCGATTGCTCGCCGGAGCGAGGGACGTGCGGGCCCGCAACTCGGATGCGGCGGCCGCGCTCGACGGCCTCATCGACTTTCACCTCGACTTCGCCCTGGGCGAACCCGACCTGATCCGCATCCAGGACAGGGACCTGGCCCATCTGCCTCAGGCCGCCGAGCGGCAGGTACGCAAGGCACAGCGGCAATACGTCGAGGTCTGGGTGAGCGTGCTGCGGGAGGTCAACCCCGACATGGCGGAGGCCGACGCGCGGCTGACGGCGCACGCGGTGTTCGGCCTGCTGAACTCCACGCCGCACAGCATGAAATCGCCCGACAACTCGCGCGGCAAGCCCGGCCGTTCGGGGCGATCCCGCGCCGTCATGCGGGCGATGACCGTCGCCGCGCTCGAAGCCGGCAAGCAAAGCCGCTGA